TGATGCAGTCGCGTTCCACGGCCTCCGGAGGCCCTCCGCCGGCCGTTCTCTGACCAAACCCATCTCATCTGCTGGAGGAATGACTATGCCCTACGGCTACAACGGCAAAATCCTGCATGTGGACCTGACCCACGGCACCTGGCACATCGAGGAACCCGGGGAGAAGTTTTTCCGCATGTATCTGGGTGGGAGCGCCATGGGCACCTATTACGTGCTCAAGGAAACGCCCGCCGGCGTAGACCCCTTCTCCCCCGAGAACGTGCTCACCCTCTTCGTAGGCGTCACGACTGGCGCGCCCATTTCCGGCACCAGCCGGGTTTCGGCCAACGCCAAGTCGCCGGTCACCGGCGCGATCGGCGATGCTCAGGCCGGCGGATTCTGGCCGGTGGAGTTGAAAGCCGCCGGCTTCGAGGGCATCGTCATCAAGGGACGTGCTCCCAAGCCGGTCTACCTGTGGATCCATGACGGCGAGGTGGAGATCCGCGATGCCTCGCACCTTTGGGGCAAGGTCACCGGCGAGGCCGAGGACATCATCAAGGCGGAGCTGGGCGATCCGAAGGTGGAGATCCTGCAGATCGGGCCGGCCGGCGAGAAGCTGGTGCGCTATGCCGCCATTATGAACATGTGCAACCGCGCCAACGGCCGCACGGGCATGGGCGCGGTGATGGGCTCGAAGAACCTCAAGGCGGTGGTGGTGCGCGGCACCAAGGGCCGGCCGCCCATCAAGGACCGCGAGGCGCTCTCCCAGCTCGCCAAATGGGGCGCTCAGCGCTTCCCCCAGTCGGATGTCGCCCCCATGCGCGATTACGGCACCGCCGCCACCATCGGTGCCCAGCAGGCCGTCGGCGGGCTTCCCACCCGCAACTGGGAGACCGGCGTGTTCGATGGCTGGGAGGCCATTGACGGCACCACCATGGCCAAGACCATCCTTAAGGAAAACGACACCTGCTTCGGATGCATTGTGCGCTGTAAGCGCGTGGTGGAAATCAAAGAGGGGCCCTATCCGGTTGACCCGCGCTACGGCGGGCCGGAATATGAAACCCTCTCCACCCTCGGCAGTTACTGTTGTGTCAGCGACCTGGCCGCCGTCTGCAAGGCCAACGAGCTGTGCAACAAGTACGGCCTGGACACCATTTCCACGGGAGCGGTCATCGCCTGGGCCATGGACTGCTACGAGCACGGCATCCTGACGAAGGAGGATACCGACGGCATCGAGCTGACCTTCGGCAATGCCGCGGCCATGGTGGAGATGGTGCGGAAGATCTGCGAACGCGAGGGCTTCGGCAACCTCCTGGCGGAAGGCTCCTGGCGGGCGGCACAGAAGATCGGCAAAGGCGCGGAAGAGCTGGTGGTGGCGACCAAGGCGCATGAGTTCCCGGCCCATATGCCGCGGGTGAAGCGCAATCTGGAGGT
The Anaerolineae bacterium DNA segment above includes these coding regions:
- a CDS encoding aldehyde ferredoxin oxidoreductase family protein; translation: MPYGYNGKILHVDLTHGTWHIEEPGEKFFRMYLGGSAMGTYYVLKETPAGVDPFSPENVLTLFVGVTTGAPISGTSRVSANAKSPVTGAIGDAQAGGFWPVELKAAGFEGIVIKGRAPKPVYLWIHDGEVEIRDASHLWGKVTGEAEDIIKAELGDPKVEILQIGPAGEKLVRYAAIMNMCNRANGRTGMGAVMGSKNLKAVVVRGTKGRPPIKDREALSQLAKWGAQRFPQSDVAPMRDYGTAATIGAQQAVGGLPTRNWETGVFDGWEAIDGTTMAKTILKENDTCFGCIVRCKRVVEIKEGPYPVDPRYGGPEYETLSTLGSYCCVSDLAAVCKANELCNKYGLDTISTGAVIAWAMDCYEHGILTKEDTDGIELTFGNAAAMVEMVRKICEREGFGNLLAEGSWRAAQKIGKGAEELVVATKAHEFPAHMPRVKRNLEVIYAINPYGADHQSHEHDPAYVPGAYDDRMAELGLLDPIEDIQLVNTEKLRFTIYTQWVYNLANALSLCQFVWGPAWQLYHTSQIATLVQAVTGWNMSVWELMKVGERTVNLQRAFNAREGFTSKEDTLPPKMFKPIVGGPTAGLVITPEEFLQTRAQYYRMAGWDEEGRPTRGKLEELGLEWVAEMLYGKA